Proteins from one Pontibacter korlensis genomic window:
- a CDS encoding RagB/SusD family nutrient uptake outer membrane protein produces the protein MNFEFRNYLYPAILSAALLTGCSDDLDIKPYDGLTIDQTTSTPEGLKAATIGNYNYLKDPYYTRNFHMLVEYPSDNVALSGTTTDPLFYAYNYQHLTSMGITDNFFRKAYQAIYGTNVVIEKLQEGQSAELDQVLGENYFLRAMVHFDLVNIFGRPYAQDGGASLGVMIRNNTDITDLPPRSTVKEVYEFIVRDLEKAAGLMGSTKSSSFASKEVALALLSRVHLYMEQNEKAIEYADLVINSGRYTLLPTADLPNYFTYANENNKETIFAIKHTLQDDQTWGSLGSMYLNDGMGYGEMYASESYRNLIGKFEEDRRREFIVPVYERNADGSIKTGADGKPVLSTRNGYPKYYITKYSYQEGIVTLSSPVYLRLAEMYLNRAEAKAKLGNDEDALEDVNLIRRRAGLSGDALFSASNMMGYTDVLNVVLDERRLELAWEAQRKYDVFRNKRTMERNYPGTHLPSGSNTQEIPYTHPRVVYFIPEQEIVLNPKLEQNP, from the coding sequence ATGAATTTTGAATTCAGAAACTATCTATACCCGGCCATTCTTAGTGCTGCATTGCTTACGGGTTGTTCCGATGACCTGGACATAAAGCCGTACGATGGCCTTACCATAGACCAGACGACCAGTACGCCGGAGGGGCTGAAGGCCGCCACCATTGGTAATTACAACTACCTTAAAGACCCCTACTACACCCGTAACTTCCACATGCTGGTGGAGTATCCCAGCGATAACGTGGCGCTGAGCGGCACCACCACCGACCCGTTGTTCTACGCCTACAATTATCAGCACCTTACCTCCATGGGGATTACGGATAACTTCTTCCGGAAGGCCTACCAGGCGATCTACGGCACCAACGTGGTGATCGAGAAGCTGCAGGAGGGGCAGTCAGCGGAGTTGGACCAGGTGCTGGGGGAGAACTATTTTTTGCGGGCCATGGTGCACTTTGACTTGGTCAACATCTTTGGCCGGCCTTACGCGCAGGATGGCGGGGCTTCGCTGGGGGTGATGATCCGCAACAACACGGATATCACCGACCTGCCGCCGCGCAGCACTGTGAAAGAGGTATATGAGTTCATCGTCAGGGACCTGGAGAAGGCCGCCGGTCTGATGGGTAGTACCAAGAGCAGCAGCTTTGCCTCCAAGGAGGTGGCGCTCGCACTTCTCTCCAGGGTGCACCTGTATATGGAGCAAAACGAAAAGGCCATTGAGTATGCCGATCTGGTGATTAACTCCGGCCGCTATACCTTGCTGCCCACCGCTGACCTGCCCAATTACTTCACCTACGCCAATGAGAATAACAAAGAAACTATTTTTGCCATCAAACACACGCTGCAGGATGATCAGACGTGGGGTTCGCTGGGTTCCATGTACCTGAACGACGGGATGGGCTATGGGGAGATGTATGCCTCTGAGAGCTACCGTAACCTGATCGGCAAGTTTGAGGAGGACAGGCGCCGGGAGTTTATTGTGCCGGTTTATGAGCGCAATGCCGACGGCTCCATTAAAACGGGCGCAGACGGTAAGCCGGTATTGTCGACCAGAAACGGGTATCCGAAGTACTACATCACCAAGTATTCTTACCAGGAGGGTATTGTTACGCTGAGTTCTCCGGTGTACCTTCGCCTGGCAGAAATGTACCTGAACCGTGCTGAAGCCAAGGCCAAACTGGGCAACGACGAGGACGCGCTGGAGGATGTAAACCTGATCCGCAGAAGAGCGGGCTTGTCGGGTGATGCGCTATTCTCGGCCTCTAACATGATGGGCTATACAGATGTGCTAAATGTGGTGCTGGACGAGCGCCGCCTGGAGCTGGCTTGGGAGGCGCAGCGCAAATATGATGTGTTCCGAAACAAACGCACCATGGAGCGTAATTATCCAGGTACGCATCTCCCTTCTGGCTCGAATACACAGGAAATCCCTTACACGCATCCGCGTGTGGTGTACTTCATTCCGGAGCAGGAAATTGTGCTAAACCCAAAACTAGAGCAGAATCCTTAA
- a CDS encoding DUF3472 domain-containing protein, whose amino-acid sequence MHSKTTVIISLACAMWMLIGCKANEAPVSRSELSAAATTPQAAFVPIGGNTWKSNRQAAGGRVDVQGITNWSNEQVYFTTYVRVAKQGPVKVWLNLRVPQGKTRLQLEALEKAETVTVQGTALQDHYVGEWQVVDTGYVAFTIRGIDRKGSIFADVAAIKLEGEAVDAQTKYVKNNEGNFYYWGRRGPSVHLNYPLPDETDIEWFYNEVTVPEGSDMIGSYFMANGFAEGYFGIQVNSETERRVLFSVWSPFNTDDPESIPDDQKIQLLKKGDGVFTGEFGNEGSGGQSYLKYNWKAGTTYRFLLQGKPDGVGYTSFTAYFYAPERDQWMLIASFRRPQTNTYLKRIHSFLENFMPEYGDAERKVLFSNQWARDVNGNWVELTKSQFTADNTASVGYRMDYAGGRAGADYYLRNCGFFSDYTPIGSWYERPATGSVPQISLESLVYMAK is encoded by the coding sequence ATGCATAGCAAGACCACCGTTATTATCAGCTTGGCATGTGCCATGTGGATGCTGATAGGCTGCAAGGCTAATGAAGCTCCAGTTAGTAGGAGTGAGCTGTCAGCGGCAGCCACGACACCCCAAGCAGCCTTTGTGCCCATCGGGGGTAACACCTGGAAGTCCAATAGACAGGCAGCGGGTGGAAGGGTAGACGTGCAGGGTATTACCAACTGGTCCAATGAACAAGTGTACTTTACCACTTACGTCAGGGTAGCCAAACAAGGGCCAGTGAAGGTGTGGCTAAACCTGCGGGTACCGCAGGGCAAAACCAGGCTCCAGCTGGAGGCGTTGGAAAAGGCCGAAACGGTAACAGTGCAGGGCACTGCCTTGCAGGATCATTATGTGGGGGAGTGGCAGGTAGTCGACACTGGTTATGTGGCGTTCACCATAAGAGGCATTGACAGGAAAGGAAGCATCTTTGCCGACGTGGCAGCTATAAAGCTGGAAGGAGAGGCGGTTGATGCGCAAACAAAGTACGTGAAGAACAATGAAGGTAACTTCTATTATTGGGGCCGTCGAGGGCCTTCGGTGCACCTGAACTACCCCTTGCCGGATGAAACAGACATAGAGTGGTTTTACAATGAGGTAACCGTGCCGGAGGGTAGCGATATGATCGGCTCCTACTTTATGGCAAATGGCTTTGCAGAAGGGTATTTCGGTATTCAGGTGAACTCGGAAACAGAGCGGCGTGTGCTGTTCTCGGTTTGGAGCCCTTTCAACACCGATGATCCTGAGAGCATACCCGATGACCAGAAGATTCAGCTCCTGAAGAAAGGCGATGGGGTCTTCACCGGCGAGTTCGGCAATGAGGGCTCGGGCGGGCAAAGTTACCTGAAGTATAACTGGAAGGCCGGTACGACGTATAGGTTCCTGCTACAGGGGAAGCCTGATGGCGTTGGTTATACTTCTTTTACAGCCTATTTTTACGCCCCGGAGCGTGACCAATGGATGCTGATTGCCAGCTTTAGGCGGCCGCAAACAAACACCTACCTGAAACGCATCCACTCGTTTCTAGAGAACTTTATGCCCGAGTATGGTGATGCGGAGCGAAAAGTACTGTTTTCAAACCAGTGGGCCCGCGACGTGAACGGCAACTGGGTTGAGCTGACAAAGTCCCAATTCACAGCAGATAACACCGCCAGCGTCGGCTATAGAATGGACTATGCCGGAGGCCGGGCAGGTGCTGATTATTACCTCCGAAACTGCGGTTTCTTCAGCGACTATACACCTATAGGAAGCTGGTACGAAAGACCTGCGACAGGCAGCGTGCCACAGATCAGCTTAGAGAGTTTAGTCTATATGGCTAAGTAG
- a CDS encoding nuclease A inhibitor family protein has protein sequence MDPILNELQQATEGLFFRSESDYPFEIVDMGRAEHLDPTPGQLLTMLDRPQDTASEVVDLPYFLRNMTRVRPEHSEAMRQEAERFQALEQLLTAKLRHVKVIRLGSVKVEAFILGSTEKGRLVGLKTHLIET, from the coding sequence ATGGATCCTATCCTCAACGAACTGCAGCAGGCGACAGAAGGCCTGTTTTTCCGGAGCGAATCCGACTACCCTTTCGAGATCGTGGACATGGGACGGGCCGAGCACCTGGACCCGACGCCCGGGCAGCTGCTCACCATGCTCGACAGGCCCCAGGACACGGCGTCCGAGGTAGTGGACCTGCCTTACTTTTTGCGCAACATGACGCGGGTGCGCCCCGAGCACAGCGAGGCTATGCGGCAGGAGGCCGAACGCTTCCAGGCATTGGAACAGCTGCTGACCGCAAAGCTCCGGCACGTGAAGGTCATCCGGCTGGGGAGCGTAAAGGTGGAGGCCTTTATCCTGGGCAGCACGGAGAAAGGGCGCCTGGTGGGCCTGAAGACCCACCTGATCGAGACCTGA
- a CDS encoding DNA/RNA non-specific endonuclease: MLQLYMRGRRAFALLLFLIWSASATLLAGAAAAQTFPETFESGSKGGYATGSVELGSGTWTLDDALIGSTDSDKKEGEKSARIRNTGKLTMNTFLEGGAGTVTVRHAIYGNDAGSGWELWAMANNSACGCEKWTKVGATVISSSSTLETATFTVNTTAPVRFELRKVSGGTARINIDDFAVSGYDPTVPQHPDNDHLALGNPSNAVTDVNSPNNYLMRKPQYALSYSRERATPNWVSWHLDAGDRGSASRQDDFREDPTLPAGWYRVNENSYRGSGFDRGHNTPSADRTATVADNSATFLMTNMIPQAPQNNQQTWNNFEQYTRSFINSGYEVYLIMGNYGVGGTGSNGGTTSTIDQGRVTVPNRVWKVAVILPVGDNDVSRISAETRIIAIDTPNSNSINSGWGAYRVSVDEIEEATGLDLLSNLPESVQAVVEAKVDNGPTN, encoded by the coding sequence ATGTTACAACTCTACATGCGCGGCAGACGGGCATTTGCGCTGCTGCTGTTTTTGATTTGGAGTGCGTCGGCTACCCTGCTAGCAGGCGCCGCCGCCGCCCAGACCTTTCCCGAGACCTTTGAGTCCGGCTCCAAGGGAGGCTACGCCACCGGCTCAGTGGAGCTGGGAAGCGGCACCTGGACACTGGACGATGCACTGATCGGTAGCACCGACTCAGACAAGAAGGAGGGCGAGAAGTCCGCGCGCATCCGCAACACCGGCAAGCTTACCATGAACACCTTCCTGGAAGGGGGCGCCGGCACGGTGACTGTCCGCCACGCCATCTACGGCAACGACGCGGGTAGCGGCTGGGAGCTCTGGGCCATGGCCAACAATAGTGCCTGCGGCTGCGAGAAGTGGACTAAGGTAGGCGCTACCGTCATCTCCTCTTCCTCTACCCTGGAGACCGCTACCTTCACGGTGAACACCACGGCGCCAGTGCGCTTTGAGCTGCGCAAGGTGTCGGGCGGCACAGCCCGCATCAACATCGACGACTTTGCCGTGAGCGGCTACGACCCGACCGTGCCACAGCACCCGGACAACGACCACCTGGCCCTGGGCAATCCGAGCAACGCCGTTACTGACGTCAACTCTCCCAATAACTACCTGATGCGCAAGCCGCAGTACGCGCTCTCCTACAGCCGTGAGCGTGCCACCCCGAACTGGGTGAGCTGGCACCTGGACGCCGGTGACCGTGGCAGCGCTTCACGCCAGGACGACTTCCGCGAGGACCCGACGCTTCCGGCTGGCTGGTACCGCGTGAACGAGAACAGCTACCGTGGCAGCGGCTTTGACCGTGGCCACAACACGCCTTCTGCTGACAGGACCGCCACCGTGGCTGACAACTCGGCCACCTTCCTGATGACCAACATGATCCCGCAGGCCCCGCAGAACAACCAGCAGACCTGGAACAACTTTGAGCAGTACACCCGCTCGTTCATTAACTCGGGCTATGAGGTGTACCTGATCATGGGCAACTACGGCGTGGGCGGCACCGGCTCGAACGGCGGCACCACCTCTACCATTGACCAGGGCCGCGTGACGGTGCCGAACCGCGTGTGGAAAGTGGCTGTGATCCTGCCGGTTGGGGACAACGACGTTTCCCGCATTTCAGCCGAGACGCGCATCATCGCCATCGATACCCCGAACTCGAACAGCATCAACTCAGGCTGGGGCGCCTACCGCGTCTCTGTCGATGAGATCGAGGAGGCGACAGGCCTGGACCTCTTGTCTAACCTGCCCGAGAGCGTGCAGGCTGTTGTGGAGGCCAAGGTGGACAACGGTCCGACGAACTAA
- a CDS encoding T9SS type A sorting domain-containing protein, with protein sequence MRHFYRSHAYRHGLLALALALLLPLLAVAQTKEPYRLSGGNYTERYDAIAAWAADFASGQGAAPYQAATPSPVLPSQNKVFSSGTGSGVQKGSESIVLLATGSTDGQNAAAFDLLLDFSGTRAGILSLDWASVSNSTGNRKATFSIQANTGADGTFEELAGTTVEITNNDPTNGALTSIALPSAFDGKADARLRFFLITSSGGTTGSRPKMSLDNLVITSTPTEGEPGTTDPGTTAPAVALSKTSLPDFGQVEVGAVSAGQSFTVSGENLSGDITITPAAGFEIRVGDNAFACCAITLGPEEGSLASTTVEVRFAPGAAEAFTGSIEVSGGGDEAQAVAVTGTGIAALYPATLTSATVTEITTSSAVAGGTIASDGGSEVTARGVVWSTEVNPTTADSKTADGTGSGAFTSTISGLMHSTVYYVRAYATNAVGTVYGQERTFTTAAVQLAAEPTTAPEIAISEVTGASLLLTLSGGDGAKRLVLARQGAAVDASPADGTAYAANATFRQGQEVGTGNFVVYNGTGTEVEVTGLRGASEYHFAVFAYNDNDTEFAQNYLTTAVGRASATTPEAAGFVAFEENFNYAAGELLTDNGWAAHSGGSTNAIAVASEGLSYEGYPSSGIGNSASFTASGQDVNRSFEAIGPGTPVYASFLVNVATASSGGDYFLHLGPSSLGTTFRNRVYVRASSEGKVQFGISGSGSEQAYTTTEYNVNTTYLLVTKYVFDETGTTATLYVNPAGTEPAAGQAELAEGADKSPSDIGTIALRQGSGSPVLTIDGIRVATDYSLLLGVEACQAPATPTVAAQGMELTVTNPAEGTVSYQWYLNGTAIEGATGISYTATEAGSYSVIALAGECSSEASAAQEVTVTGIQDKLLKKGVAVYPVPATDRLRIQAGETGQGTATIRLYDLLGRQVLTRQARTSGELDIVLEVRSLRRGTYVLVVETPQGFITRKVMLQ encoded by the coding sequence ATGAGACATTTCTATAGATCACATGCTTACCGCCATGGCCTGCTTGCCCTGGCACTGGCCCTGCTGCTGCCGCTTCTGGCCGTGGCCCAGACAAAGGAGCCTTACCGCCTGAGCGGCGGCAACTACACCGAGCGCTATGACGCCATAGCAGCATGGGCGGCCGACTTCGCCTCCGGCCAGGGGGCTGCGCCTTACCAGGCCGCCACACCGAGCCCGGTGCTGCCCTCGCAAAATAAGGTGTTCTCCTCCGGCACAGGTAGTGGGGTGCAGAAGGGCTCGGAGAGCATTGTGCTGCTGGCCACCGGCTCCACAGACGGGCAGAACGCGGCAGCCTTCGACCTGCTGCTCGACTTCTCCGGCACCAGAGCAGGCATCCTGAGCCTGGACTGGGCCTCGGTGAGCAACTCCACGGGCAACCGTAAGGCTACCTTCAGCATCCAGGCCAACACGGGTGCGGACGGCACCTTTGAGGAGCTTGCCGGCACCACGGTGGAGATCACCAACAATGACCCCACGAACGGCGCCCTGACCAGCATCGCGCTGCCGAGCGCCTTTGATGGCAAGGCAGACGCCAGGCTACGCTTCTTTTTGATCACCTCCTCCGGGGGTACGACAGGCAGCCGTCCGAAGATGAGCCTGGACAACCTGGTGATCACTTCCACGCCCACCGAAGGGGAGCCGGGCACGACAGATCCGGGTACCACAGCTCCGGCCGTAGCGCTCTCTAAGACCTCCCTGCCGGACTTTGGCCAGGTGGAGGTGGGCGCTGTCTCCGCCGGGCAAAGCTTCACGGTGAGCGGGGAGAACCTGAGTGGGGACATCACCATCACGCCTGCCGCAGGCTTTGAGATCCGCGTGGGAGACAACGCCTTCGCCTGCTGCGCCATCACGCTCGGCCCTGAAGAGGGAAGCCTTGCCAGCACCACCGTGGAGGTACGCTTTGCGCCGGGTGCAGCCGAAGCCTTCACGGGCAGCATCGAGGTGTCCGGCGGTGGGGATGAGGCACAGGCAGTAGCCGTAACAGGCACCGGCATAGCGGCCCTGTACCCGGCCACGCTGACCAGCGCGACTGTCACCGAGATCACGACCAGCTCAGCCGTGGCAGGCGGCACGATCGCCTCAGATGGCGGTAGTGAAGTTACTGCCCGTGGCGTGGTGTGGTCCACGGAGGTGAACCCGACCACAGCCGATTCCAAGACAGCCGACGGTACCGGCTCAGGCGCTTTCACCAGCACAATCTCCGGCCTGATGCACAGCACAGTGTATTATGTGCGCGCCTACGCGACTAACGCCGTGGGCACTGTTTATGGGCAGGAGCGCACCTTTACCACGGCCGCCGTACAACTTGCCGCAGAGCCTACCACGGCACCGGAGATCGCCATCAGCGAGGTGACAGGTGCTTCTTTGCTGCTGACCCTTTCCGGCGGTGACGGCGCCAAGCGCCTTGTGCTGGCGCGCCAGGGCGCGGCGGTGGACGCCAGCCCAGCGGATGGCACGGCCTATGCCGCAAACGCTACCTTCCGCCAGGGCCAGGAAGTTGGCACCGGCAACTTTGTGGTCTACAACGGTACTGGCACCGAGGTGGAGGTGACAGGCCTGAGAGGGGCCAGCGAGTACCACTTTGCCGTGTTTGCCTATAACGACAATGACACTGAATTTGCCCAGAACTACCTGACCACCGCTGTGGGCAGGGCCAGCGCCACCACACCGGAGGCGGCAGGCTTCGTGGCCTTTGAGGAGAACTTCAACTATGCGGCAGGGGAGCTGCTGACAGACAACGGCTGGGCGGCCCACAGCGGCGGCTCCACCAACGCCATAGCGGTGGCCTCTGAGGGCCTTTCTTACGAGGGTTATCCTTCCAGCGGCATTGGCAACAGCGCCTCTTTTACAGCCAGCGGACAGGACGTGAACCGCTCGTTTGAGGCGATTGGCCCGGGCACGCCTGTCTATGCTTCCTTCCTGGTGAACGTGGCCACAGCCAGCTCGGGAGGGGACTACTTCCTGCACCTGGGCCCGTCCAGCCTGGGCACCACCTTCCGCAACCGCGTGTACGTGCGCGCCAGCTCAGAAGGCAAGGTGCAGTTTGGCATCAGCGGCAGCGGCTCTGAGCAGGCCTACACCACCACCGAGTACAATGTGAATACTACTTACCTGCTCGTGACCAAGTACGTATTTGACGAGACGGGTACCACAGCCACCCTCTACGTGAATCCGGCTGGCACGGAGCCGGCAGCAGGCCAGGCTGAGCTGGCAGAGGGAGCCGACAAATCACCGTCCGACATCGGCACGATCGCCCTGCGCCAGGGCTCCGGCTCACCGGTGCTGACGATTGACGGCATCCGCGTGGCCACAGACTACAGCCTGTTGCTGGGCGTGGAGGCATGCCAGGCGCCGGCGACGCCGACTGTTGCTGCACAGGGCATGGAGCTGACGGTGACCAACCCGGCAGAGGGCACTGTATCTTACCAGTGGTACCTGAACGGCACGGCCATCGAAGGCGCCACGGGCATAAGCTACACGGCCACCGAGGCTGGCAGCTACTCAGTGATTGCCCTGGCCGGCGAGTGCAGCTCTGAGGCCTCTGCCGCGCAGGAGGTCACGGTGACGGGTATTCAGGACAAGCTGCTCAAGAAAGGCGTGGCGGTCTACCCGGTTCCGGCCACGGACAGGCTACGCATCCAGGCAGGCGAGACAGGCCAGGGCACAGCCACCATCAGGCTGTACGACCTGCTGGGCCGCCAAGTACTTACCCGCCAGGCACGCACCAGCGGTGAGCTGGATATCGTGCTGGAGGTAAGGAGTCTGCGCCGCGGCACCTATGTGCTGGTGGTGGAGACACCGCAAGGCTTCATCACCCGG